In Streptomyces sp. HUAS ZL42, the DNA window CGAAGCCGAGGCTGCCGAAGATGTCGGCCGTGTGGACCGGAGAGTTCAGGACGTACGTCTCGAACTGCTTCTCGCCGGTGGTGAGGTACAGCTCCGCGGCCGCCCAGTAGAACTCGTCCGTGGCGTTGGTGTCGGGGTAGGCCCCGCCGCCGGTGCCGTCGTCCGGGTCCGCGTACACCTCGGGGTGGGCCAGGGCCGCCGCCCACGCCTTGCGCGCCGACGTCAGCGCCTTCGCCGCGAACGCCTTGTCGTACGGGCGGTACAGACGTGCCGCCTGCGCGGCCGTCGCCGCGAGGTTAAGGGTCGCCTGGGTGGTCGCCGCATGCAGCTCGCGCTTCTGCGGGTCGTCGCTCGGCAGCAGCGGCAGGCCCGTCCACTGCTGGTCGTGGATCTTGTGGTGCGCCATCCCGGCCAGTGGCTGCCCGTCTGGCACCTGCATCTTCAGCAGGAACTCCAGCTCCCAGCGGGTCTCGTCGAGGATGTCCGGCACCTTGTTGCCGCTCTCCGGGATGGCGAGGGTGCCATCACCGAGCCTGGCCGGCCGCCCTGTGCGGGCCGTCAGGGAGCGCTCGTACGTGCTCAGCAGCTCCCAGACGGAGATGCCGCCGTTGACGACGTACTTGCCGTGGTCACCGGCGTCGTACCAGCCGCCCGTCACATCGAGCGTGTAGTCGCACTCGCCCGGCCGGCAGGGGACGTCGGCGTCGCCCTGGTTGGGGGCGAAGTTCACATGGCCGGCCGGGCGGGCGTAGCCAGGCCGGAGGTCGTCCCGGATCGCGATGCCGCTGCGCTGCGTGTAGTAGTACTTCACCGCGTCGAGACGCAGCCGCTCGTAGGCGGCGGTCCCGATGTCGAACGGGCGGCTGGTCTCGCCGTCGGCGATCAGGGTGAGGTCCTTGCCCTGCTTCCTGTAGGAGCCGAAGTCGATCGAGTGGACGTTCTGCCCGGAGGAGACGTCGGTGCCGCGCGGCAGGGTCCAGCCGTGGGCGACCACGGTGCCGGAGGCGCTCTTCAGCTGCCAGGGCAGCTTCGCGGTCGCGTCGGTCACCAGGGTGGCGTTCTTCGGCCCTGCGGGCAGATAGGCGACCTGGTTGACGCGCACCCGCGGCCCGGTGTCCGGCTCGTACACCTCGGGCGGCACACCGCCCAGCAGCGACACGTCGTCCATGCAGAAGCGCCAGGCCTCCGCGCTGCCGCCGAGCTGGAAGCCGACCTGGCCCAGGGTGGTGTCGACGGGTGAGGTGAAGGTGTACGAGTACGAGTTCCCGGAGGCGCCGAGCTGCGGGCTGACCTCGAACCAGGTGTCGTACGGCGACACCGACAGCCCCACGATCGCCCGCACCACGTGCCCTTCGGGCGAACCGTTCGCGGTGAAGCCGAACCTGTACGACTCCCCCTTCACCAGGGTGATGTCGTTCTGGCCGACGGCGGCGTCCCAGCGGTTGGTGGTGCCGCCCGGTACGTCCGCGCACATCCGGCCGTCGGACAGGCCGGCTGTGACGTTGCTCGTCGTCCACCACGGGTCGGTGGTGGTGTCGAAGGTGCCGTTCTTGAGCTGCTCGACCTCCTCCGCACCGGCCGGTGCGGCCGGGAGGGCGGTGAGGCCCGCCGCTAACAGGGCTGTCAGGGACACGAGGACGGTGCTGCGTCGTTTCACGTCTGGCTCCTCGGGAGAGGTGCGGGTGACGCCCGCGATGGGAGCGCTCCCATATGCGGACTCAGGCCATGCTTGTTCCAGGCATGACACCCCGTCAACGGTCCGGACGGGACGAATCCGCCCGCCCGGACCGTACGGTCCGGTCAGCCGACCGGCACTTCCAGCCTGCTGATCCGTACCGCCCCGCGGACCTCGCCCGGGTGGCTGCTGGTCAGGGCGAGCCGCAACTGGGAGCCGCGTACCGGGTCGAAGGTGATGGCGGTCGGCGCGTCCGAGGCGGTGGCCCACTCGACGGCCGTCCCCTCGACCGGCACACGGCGCCCGTCCCAGACCGCGACCTCGGCCTGCGCGGGCAGGGTGTGCGTCGCGTCCACCGTGAAAGGGACCTCCACCCGATCGAAGGTCCGGGTGGCACGAAGTCCACCGAGACCCAGTCCTGCGGCCTGGCCCCGTTGAAGGCGGGCAGCAGGGCCGTGGCGGCCTTGGAGAAGCCGTTGGACCAGCCGGTGGCCGGGTCGCCGTCGAGCATCGCGGCCGGGAGGGTGTCGGGGCGTCCCAAGTAACTGGCGTCCGCGTAGGGGTAGTTCGGGGGCGCAGGATAGTCGGGGGCGAACACCGTCGCCGGCGTGGTCGCCACCGAGCGGGCCGCGGTGGTGCGCACGGTCGCGGTGCCCTTGTGCAGACCCTCCGCACTCGCGGTCACCTTCAGCGCGCCCAGCTCCGTGCCGGAGCGCACGATCGCGAGGGCCATGCCGTGGAAGGCGGTCCGCGTGCTCGCCTGGTAGCGCTCGGCGCTCTCTTCGCGGCCGTTGTCGAGCCCGGCGAGGGAGCCGCCGGTCACATCGAAGGCGATGAGGTGGTCCGCGTCGGGCACGACGACGCCACGGGCGTCGACGATCTCGGCGGTGACGAAGAGCAGGGAACGCCCGTCCGCGGCAAGCGACTTGCGGTCGGGCGCGAGGCGCACGGCGTGCGGCTCGCCCGCAGTGCGCAGGACGTCCGTGGCGGCGGCCTTGCCGCCCCTGCCGGCCACCGCCTTCAACACGCCGGGCTGGAACGGCACTTTCCATGTGAGGTGGAGTTTGCCGGTGCTGCCGTCGGGGCTGGTGTAGCTGCCCGGGTAGGGGCCGCCTTGTCGTCTCCGGTGGCCTCCGTGGTCTCGAGGTACTCGCGGCCGTCGACGGTCTCGAAGGCGAAGCCGGTGCAGCCGTAGGGGTGGCGGCCGGCCTCCGTGCCGTTGCAGTAGACGTACGAGTCCAATGTAGACGCCGTCGAACTCCACCGAGATCCGCCTTGCCGGCGTACGCGGGCGGCAGGGTGAAGGCGAGGCGGTACCAACCGAGGCCGCCGGGGAAGAAGCCGGTGCCGCTGGTGGTGCCGTGGTCGGTGGTGGGTGCCTGCTCGATGCTCCAGTCGTGCGGGACCGCGACCCGGCGCCACGCCGAGTCGTCGCAGTCCGGGTCGGCGGCGCGGGCGTAGGCGCGGTCGGATCGGTGATCCCGCCCGGGTTGACCAGCGCGAAACGCCAGCCGTCCCGTAAGGCGACCGTGCGCCGGCCGGACGCGCTCCCGGTGGCCTCGGCCGCATGGGTCGCCGGGGCTGCCAGGAGCGCCCCCGCCGCCAGCGCGGCCGTGGAGGCGATCAGAACCGATCTGCGAGTGACCGTCGTGGCGGCTCTCCCTCATCAGGGCCCAGAAGTACTCACAACTGATCGTTACCGAACAGATTCTGACGGGGTGCCACGCGGGCGCGTCAAGGGTGCGGCAGTGTCCGCGCCCCGTGATCGGGAACGGTTCGCCGTCGCGCCTGAGCCGGACCCACTAGGCTGGAACTCAAGTGACGCGCCTGTTCACTGTGAGTGTCCGCGATGGAGTGGGGACGATGAGCCCGGACTACCCGTTCGACGATGCCTCGGCGGCACGGGCGGTCATCCTCGACGACGGCACGCTGACCCGGTGGAACGAAGGCGCTCGCCGTCTGCTGGGCTGGGACCCGTCCGAGGTCGTGGGCCGTCCGGCCGCGCAGCTGCTGGCCGGCGGCGGTGAGGGCGGGCCGCCCGGGCCCGACGAGGACCGCTGGAGCGGCACCCTGACCCTGCGGCACCGCGACGGCGGCACCCTCTCCGTCTGGGTCCTCGCCCACCGCAGACCGCCGGAGGACGACGGCCCGGCCCAGTGGCTCGCGGTGACGCCGCTGGACGGCGGAGACTCCGAGTTGCC includes these proteins:
- a CDS encoding glycoside hydrolase family 9 protein; protein product: MKRRSTVLVSLTALLAAGLTALPAAPAGAEEVEQLKNGTFDTTTDPWWTTSNVTAGLSDGRMCADVPGGTTNRWDAAVGQNDITLVKGESYRFGFTANGSPEGHVVRAIVGLSVSPYDTWFEVSPQLGASGNSYSYTFTSPVDTTLGQVGFQLGGSAEAWRFCMDDVSLLGGVPPEVYEPDTGPRVRVNQVAYLPAGPKNATLVTDATAKLPWQLKSASGTVVAHGWTLPRGTDVSSGQNVHSIDFGSYRKQGKDLTLIADGETSRPFDIGTAAYERLRLDAVKYYYTQRSGIAIRDDLRPGYARPAGHVNFAPNQGDADVPCRPGECDYTLDVTGGWYDAGDHGKYVVNGGISVWELLSTYERSLTARTGRPARLGDGTLAIPESGNKVPDILDETRWELEFLLKMQVPDGQPLAGMAHHKIHDQQWTGLPLLPSDDPQKRELHAATTQATLNLAATAAQAARLYRPYDKAFAAKALTSARKAWAAALAHPEVYADPDDGTGGGAYPDTNATDEFYWAAAELYLTTGEKQFETYVLNSPVHTADIFGSLGFDWGRTAAAGRLDLATVPSRLPGRDKVRASVVGGADKYLATLKSEPYGMPYAPQGNLYDWGSSHQVLNNAVVMATAYDITGAAKYRDGALQSMDYVLGRNALNMSYITGYGEANAHNQHSRWYAHELDPGLPNPPHGTLAGGPNSSIQDPYAQSKLQGCVGQFCYIDDIQSWSTNETAINWNAALTRMASFVADQG